The proteins below come from a single Geobacillus thermoleovorans genomic window:
- the rpoN gene encoding RNA polymerase factor sigma-54 → MRAELWQEQRLQLSLTKELVQAIELLQYSAVDLEAFLYEQSLENPFLEIRRTRVRQRPSRTERDQKQWLENIGARAETLVGHLLSQLPALKLADREERIVRYLIASLDEDGYLRVPLAELAARFSASEQEMERGLRLVQSLDPPGVGARDLAECLLLQLERLPERDELAEMIVRYHFVPFAEKSWKTLAKQLGVSLGELQRVFELIRTLEPRPGIHYSSETPPLVVPDVIVVRGAEGDWMAAYNDDIHPELGWNRDYERRIAASGDRHAEQFIKEKYRQFTWLAKSLEQRKQTLLHLTAVIIDRQRSCLEFGISALKPMTMREVAEELGVHESTVSRAVRHKYVQTPFGTVELRRFFSNAATAAGDEAASSARVKAIIEALISEEDRRAPLSDQQLADLLRDRHGIAISRRTVAKYREQLRIPSSAKRRQYIGLP, encoded by the coding sequence CGCAGTGGATTTGGAAGCGTTTTTATATGAACAGTCGCTGGAAAACCCGTTTTTGGAAATTCGCCGCACCCGGGTGCGGCAACGGCCAAGCCGGACAGAAAGAGACCAAAAGCAATGGCTCGAGAACATTGGCGCCCGCGCAGAGACGCTTGTTGGCCATTTGCTTTCTCAGCTGCCTGCGTTGAAGCTGGCCGATCGGGAAGAGCGCATCGTCCGTTATCTCATTGCCTCGCTCGATGAGGATGGCTATTTGCGCGTACCGCTTGCCGAGCTGGCGGCGCGGTTTTCCGCATCGGAACAAGAGATGGAACGGGGGCTGCGCCTTGTGCAGTCGCTCGACCCGCCGGGAGTCGGCGCCCGCGATTTGGCGGAATGCCTCTTGCTGCAACTTGAACGTCTTCCTGAGCGTGACGAGCTGGCGGAGATGATCGTCCGCTACCATTTTGTCCCCTTTGCGGAAAAGTCGTGGAAAACGCTGGCCAAGCAGCTTGGCGTCAGCCTTGGCGAACTGCAACGCGTCTTCGAGCTCATTCGCACACTCGAGCCGCGGCCAGGCATTCACTATTCGAGCGAAACACCGCCTTTGGTCGTGCCGGATGTCATCGTCGTCCGCGGGGCGGAAGGGGACTGGATGGCCGCCTATAATGATGACATCCATCCGGAGCTCGGATGGAATCGGGATTACGAGCGGCGCATCGCTGCATCCGGCGACCGGCATGCCGAACAGTTTATCAAAGAAAAATATCGGCAGTTTACATGGCTCGCGAAAAGTTTGGAGCAACGGAAACAGACGCTTCTCCATTTGACGGCCGTCATCATCGACCGCCAGCGCTCGTGTTTGGAGTTTGGGATTTCGGCGCTCAAGCCGATGACGATGCGCGAGGTGGCCGAGGAGCTCGGCGTTCATGAATCGACGGTGAGCCGCGCGGTCCGGCATAAATATGTGCAAACGCCGTTTGGCACCGTGGAGTTGCGCCGTTTCTTTTCAAACGCCGCGACGGCCGCAGGGGATGAAGCGGCATCGTCCGCCCGCGTGAAAGCGATCATTGAGGCCCTTATTTCCGAGGAAGATCGGCGGGCGCCGCTGTCTGACCAACAGCTTGCTGATTTGCTTCGCGATCGGCACGGCATCGCCATTTCGCGCCGCACAGTCGCCAAATACCGCGAGCAGCTGCGCATCCCGTCTTCGGCAAAGCGGAGGCAATATATCGGCCTGCCGTAA